One part of the Streptomyces sp. AM 2-1-1 genome encodes these proteins:
- a CDS encoding GNAT family N-acetyltransferase translates to MRELLIRPASPADLPAIVAMLADDPLGAGRESPDDLSPYEKAYQRLSDDPNQYLMVAVRGDRIVGTAQLTIVPGLSRRGATRSVIEGVRVHGEERGSGLGTRLIQWAVDESRRQECQLVQLTSDATRTDAHRFYERLGFTPSHVGFKLML, encoded by the coding sequence ATGAGAGAACTGCTGATACGGCCCGCTTCGCCGGCCGACCTCCCGGCCATCGTCGCGATGCTCGCCGACGACCCCCTGGGCGCGGGACGCGAGTCGCCCGACGACCTCTCCCCGTACGAGAAGGCCTACCAGCGCCTCTCGGACGATCCGAACCAGTATCTGATGGTCGCCGTCCGCGGAGACCGGATCGTGGGTACGGCCCAGCTCACCATCGTCCCCGGACTGTCGCGGCGCGGCGCCACCCGTTCCGTCATCGAAGGGGTCCGCGTGCACGGGGAGGAGCGCGGCAGCGGCCTGGGGACGCGGTTGATCCAGTGGGCCGTGGACGAATCCCGCCGCCAGGAGTGCCAGTTGGTCCAGCTGACCTCTGACGCCACCCGCACCGACGCCCACCGCTTCTACGAGCGCCTCGGCTTCACCCCCAGTCATGTGGGCTTCAAGCTCATGCTCTGA
- a CDS encoding MarR family transcriptional regulator — protein MTATDPALTALSQGWCALSLLHGKIEAHIERALQTGHDLSVREYSLLDVLSRQHHGTGGHLQMKQVADAVVLSQSATTRLVTRLEDRGLLTRYLCDTDRRGIYTDVTEAGLALLAEARPTNDAALRAALDEAAADHPELEPLVRTVEGLKATV, from the coding sequence ATGACCGCCACGGACCCCGCCCTGACCGCCCTGTCACAGGGCTGGTGTGCTCTTTCCCTGCTGCACGGGAAGATCGAGGCGCATATCGAGCGGGCCCTGCAGACCGGTCACGACCTGAGCGTCAGGGAGTACTCCCTGCTGGACGTGTTGAGCCGGCAGCACCACGGCACCGGTGGCCACCTCCAGATGAAGCAGGTGGCGGATGCGGTCGTGCTGAGTCAGAGCGCCACCACGCGCCTGGTGACCCGCCTGGAGGACCGTGGGTTGCTCACCCGGTACCTCTGCGACACGGACCGACGGGGCATCTACACCGACGTGACCGAAGCGGGCCTCGCTCTGCTCGCCGAGGCCCGCCCCACCAACGACGCCGCCCTCCGCGCCGCCCTCGACGAAGCGGCGGCCGACCATCCCGAGCTGGAGCCGCTCGTCAGGACGGTCGAAGGGCTCAAGGCCACGGTGTGA
- a CDS encoding MFS transporter, translating into MPLALLALAIGAFGIGTTEFVIMGLLPEVAADFQVSIPAAGFLVTGYALGVVVGAPLMSLLGTRISRKRMLMLLMGLFIMGNVVSALAPVFGVMIVGRVIASLAHGAFFGIGSVVAADLVAPEKKAGAIALMFTGLTVANVVGVPLGTYIGQTAGWRVTFFVVAALGVLGLLGVAKLVPEQSRPDGVRLRHELAAFRNVQVLLAMAMTVLGFGGVFAAITYITPMMTGVAGFAPSSVTWLLVLFGAGMVVGNLLGGKFADRHLMPMLFVTLGALAVVLALFTVTAHNKVAAAVTIVLIGALGFATVPPLQKRVLDQASGAPTLASAVNIGAFNLGNALSAWLGGMVIAAGFSYTAPNWVGAALAGAALILALVSSLLERRQAEENRTAPAPARVPEPAGASAAAGS; encoded by the coding sequence ATGCCGCTGGCGCTTCTCGCCCTCGCCATCGGGGCTTTCGGGATCGGGACCACCGAGTTCGTGATCATGGGGTTGCTCCCCGAGGTGGCCGCGGACTTCCAGGTGTCCATCCCGGCCGCGGGCTTCCTGGTCACGGGATACGCGCTCGGCGTGGTCGTCGGCGCTCCGCTCATGTCACTGCTGGGCACACGGATCAGCCGCAAACGGATGTTGATGCTGCTGATGGGCCTCTTCATCATGGGCAACGTGGTCTCGGCCCTGGCTCCCGTCTTCGGCGTCATGATCGTCGGAAGGGTGATCGCCTCGCTCGCCCACGGCGCCTTCTTCGGCATCGGATCGGTCGTCGCGGCCGACCTGGTGGCGCCCGAGAAGAAGGCCGGAGCCATCGCCCTCATGTTCACCGGGCTGACGGTCGCCAACGTCGTGGGCGTTCCGCTGGGTACCTACATCGGTCAGACCGCGGGATGGCGGGTGACCTTCTTCGTCGTCGCCGCCCTCGGAGTGCTCGGCCTGCTCGGCGTGGCGAAGCTCGTACCGGAGCAGTCCCGCCCCGACGGCGTGCGACTCCGCCACGAACTCGCGGCCTTCCGGAACGTGCAGGTGCTGCTCGCCATGGCGATGACGGTGCTGGGCTTCGGCGGGGTCTTCGCCGCGATCACCTACATCACTCCGATGATGACCGGGGTCGCCGGATTCGCGCCGTCCTCGGTCACCTGGCTGCTGGTCCTCTTCGGGGCCGGCATGGTGGTCGGCAATCTGCTGGGCGGGAAGTTCGCCGACCGGCACCTCATGCCCATGCTCTTCGTCACGCTCGGGGCGCTCGCGGTCGTGCTGGCCCTGTTCACGGTGACCGCGCACAACAAAGTCGCCGCCGCCGTCACCATCGTCCTCATCGGAGCTCTGGGGTTCGCCACGGTGCCGCCGCTGCAGAAACGCGTACTGGACCAGGCATCAGGTGCTCCGACGCTCGCCTCCGCCGTCAACATCGGCGCCTTCAACCTGGGCAACGCACTCTCCGCCTGGCTCGGCGGCATGGTGATCGCGGCCGGCTTCAGCTACACCGCGCCCAACTGGGTCGGCGCGGCCCTCGCGGGAGCCGCCCTGATTCTCGCCCTCGTCTCCAGCCTGCTGGAGCGCCGGCAGGCGGAGGAGAACCGGACCGCCCCCGCCCCCGCCCGCGTCCCCGAGCCGGCCGGCGCATCCGCCGCGGCCGGTTCCTGA